In Thauera aromatica K172, one DNA window encodes the following:
- the rpsK gene encoding 30S ribosomal protein S11 has protein sequence MAKTGTKVRKKVKKNVAEGIAHVHASFNNTIITITDRQGNALSWATSGGAGFKGSRKSTPFAAQVAAEAAGKVAQECGIKNLEVRIKGPGPGRESSVRALNALGIKISSITDITPIPHNGCRPPKKRRI, from the coding sequence ATGGCTAAGACTGGAACGAAGGTTCGTAAGAAGGTCAAGAAGAACGTCGCGGAAGGCATCGCGCACGTTCACGCGAGCTTCAACAATACGATCATCACCATCACCGACCGTCAGGGCAACGCGCTGTCGTGGGCGACTTCGGGTGGCGCGGGCTTCAAGGGCTCGCGCAAGAGCACGCCGTTCGCGGCCCAGGTGGCGGCCGAAGCGGCCGGCAAGGTCGCTCAGGAATGCGGCATCAAGAACCTCGAAGTCCGCATCAAGGGCCCCGGCCCGGGGCGAGAGTCTTCGGTTCGCGCTCTCAATGCGCTGGGGATCAAGATTTCCAGCATCACGGACATCACCCCCATCCCGCATAACGGCTGCCGTCCGCCGAAAAAGCGTCGTATCTGA
- a CDS encoding DNA-directed RNA polymerase subunit alpha, which translates to MQSNALLKPRIIDVQSTSPVQARVTMEPFERGFGHTLGNALRRILLSSLPGHAATEVTIEGVLHEYSTLDGVREDIVDLLLNLKGVVFKLHNRSETTLRLAKSGEGVVTAGDIEIGHDVEIINPDHVIAHLAPGGKLDMQIKVEAGRGYVPGNARPANAESKSIGHIVLDASFGPVRRVSYLVESARVEQRTDLDRLIIDIETNGAVDPEEAIRFAARVLMDQLSVFADLEGTPTTPQAAAEPKIDPVLLRPVDDLELTVRSANCLKAENIYYIGDLIQRTETELLKTPNLGRKSLNEIKEVLASRGLTLGMKLENWPPAGLEKLG; encoded by the coding sequence ATGCAAAGCAATGCACTGCTGAAACCGCGCATCATCGACGTCCAGAGCACCTCGCCGGTCCAGGCGCGGGTGACCATGGAGCCGTTCGAGCGCGGCTTCGGCCACACGCTGGGGAATGCGCTGCGGCGCATCCTGCTGTCGTCCCTGCCCGGGCATGCGGCCACGGAAGTGACGATCGAAGGCGTGCTTCACGAGTATTCGACGCTCGACGGGGTGCGCGAGGACATCGTCGATCTGCTGCTCAACCTGAAGGGCGTGGTGTTCAAGCTGCATAACCGCAGCGAGACCACCCTGCGTCTGGCCAAGTCCGGCGAAGGGGTGGTGACGGCGGGAGATATCGAAATCGGTCACGATGTCGAGATCATCAATCCCGATCACGTCATTGCCCATCTGGCTCCTGGCGGCAAGCTCGACATGCAGATCAAGGTCGAGGCCGGGAGGGGCTATGTTCCCGGCAACGCTCGCCCGGCCAATGCCGAGAGCAAGTCGATCGGGCACATCGTGCTCGACGCCTCGTTCGGTCCGGTGCGGCGCGTCAGCTACCTCGTCGAAAGCGCGCGGGTCGAGCAGCGTACCGACCTCGATCGCCTGATCATCGACATCGAGACCAACGGTGCGGTCGACCCGGAAGAAGCGATCCGCTTCGCCGCCCGCGTGCTGATGGATCAGCTGTCGGTATTCGCCGACCTCGAAGGCACCCCGACCACGCCCCAGGCGGCGGCCGAGCCGAAGATCGATCCGGTGCTGCTGCGCCCGGTGGATGACCTGGAGCTGACGGTGCGTTCGGCGAACTGTCTGAAAGCCGAAAACATCTACTACATCGGTGATCTGATCCAGCGCACCGAGACCGAGTTGCTGAAGACCCCGAACCTGGGTCGGAAGTCGCTCAACGAGATCAAGGAAGTGTTGGCCTCCCGCGGGCTGACGCTTGGCATGAAACTGGAAAACTGGCCGCCGGCCGGGCTTGAGAAGCTCGGTTGA
- the galE gene encoding UDP-glucose 4-epimerase GalE: protein MGAILVTGGAGYIGSHTCVELLEAGREVVVVDDLSNASREALRRVEEISGAALAGFIQADVRDRAALAGVFAAFDIEAVIHFAARKAVGESVAQPLAYYDNNLQGLLSVLQAMGEAGCRRIVFSSSATVYGASVPMPVTEDAPTSATNPYGRTKLMGEQILRDLAASDPRWNIILLRYFNPVGAHPSGRIGEDPEGLPNNLMPFVSQVAVGRLPRLQVFGGDYPTPDGTGVRDYIHVVDLAQGHLRALEKIDRLPGVTTLNLGTGRGYSVLEMIRAFERASGRAVPYDIAARRAGDVAACWADPARAAAVLGWRAVRDLAAMCEDAWRWQRCNPQGYRGAVPSPEDGA, encoded by the coding sequence ATGGGGGCGATCCTGGTTACGGGGGGGGCAGGCTACATTGGCTCCCATACCTGCGTCGAACTGCTCGAAGCTGGGCGTGAAGTCGTCGTCGTCGATGACCTCTCGAACGCCTCGCGGGAGGCTCTGCGCCGGGTCGAGGAGATCAGCGGCGCTGCGCTGGCGGGTTTCATCCAGGCGGACGTGCGCGATCGGGCGGCCCTGGCCGGAGTGTTCGCCGCCTTCGACATCGAGGCGGTGATCCATTTCGCCGCCAGGAAGGCGGTGGGCGAATCGGTCGCGCAGCCTCTCGCGTATTACGACAACAACCTCCAGGGCCTCTTGAGCGTCCTCCAGGCCATGGGCGAAGCCGGCTGCCGGCGGATCGTCTTCAGTTCGTCGGCGACGGTGTATGGCGCTTCGGTGCCGATGCCCGTCACCGAGGATGCGCCCACTTCCGCGACCAATCCCTACGGCCGGACCAAGCTGATGGGCGAACAGATCCTGCGCGATCTCGCCGCCTCCGACCCGCGCTGGAACATCATCCTGCTGCGCTACTTCAATCCGGTCGGCGCTCATCCGAGCGGACGCATCGGTGAGGATCCAGAAGGCCTGCCGAACAACCTGATGCCCTTCGTCAGCCAGGTCGCGGTGGGCCGTTTGCCCCGCCTGCAGGTGTTCGGCGGCGACTACCCCACTCCCGACGGTACCGGCGTGCGTGACTACATCCACGTGGTGGATCTGGCGCAGGGCCATCTGCGCGCGCTGGAGAAAATCGACCGCCTGCCCGGAGTCACGACGCTGAACCTGGGAACGGGGCGCGGCTACAGCGTGCTGGAAATGATCCGTGCCTTCGAGCGGGCGTCGGGGCGGGCGGTGCCGTACGACATCGCCGCCCGGCGTGCGGGTGACGTCGCCGCCTGCTGGGCCGATCCGGCACGCGCCGCGGCGGTGTTGGGCTGGCGCGCGGTACGCGACCTCGCGGCGATGTGCGAGGACGCCTGGCGCTGGCAGCGATGCAACCCGCAGGGCTACCGGGGCGCCGTGCCGTCCCCGGAGGACGGCGCGTAG
- the rpmJ gene encoding 50S ribosomal protein L36, whose protein sequence is MRVQASVKRLCRNCKIVRRKGVVRVICSDPRHKQRQG, encoded by the coding sequence ATGAGAGTCCAGGCATCGGTAAAGCGGCTCTGCCGCAATTGCAAGATCGTTCGCCGCAAGGGAGTGGTTCGCGTAATTTGCAGCGATCCGCGGCACAAGCAGCGCCAGGGTTGA
- the rpsD gene encoding 30S ribosomal protein S4, whose product MARNLDPKCRQCRREGEKLFLKGEKCFTDKCAIERRAYAPGQHGQRSGQRLSGYGVQLREKQKIRRLYGVLERQFRKVYAEADRRRGQTGENLLQLLEGRLDSVAYRMGFGASRAEARQVVRHNGVLVNGKRVNIPSYVVRPGDVLELTERARNHLRVKAALEAAGSRGFPEWLEVDTKAGKGVFKAYPVRSELPATINEGLVVELYSR is encoded by the coding sequence GTGGCTCGTAATCTCGATCCCAAGTGCCGTCAGTGCCGTCGCGAAGGCGAAAAGCTGTTTCTGAAGGGCGAAAAGTGTTTCACCGACAAGTGCGCCATCGAGCGCCGCGCCTATGCGCCGGGCCAGCATGGCCAGCGCTCCGGTCAGCGTCTGTCGGGGTATGGCGTCCAGCTGCGTGAAAAGCAGAAGATCCGCCGTCTCTACGGCGTGCTCGAACGCCAGTTCCGCAAGGTCTATGCCGAAGCTGACCGCCGCCGCGGCCAGACCGGCGAGAATCTGCTCCAGCTGCTCGAAGGTCGCCTGGACTCCGTCGCCTACCGCATGGGCTTCGGCGCTTCGCGTGCCGAAGCGCGCCAGGTCGTGCGCCACAACGGCGTGCTGGTCAATGGCAAGCGCGTCAACATTCCGTCGTACGTGGTGCGCCCGGGCGACGTGCTCGAGCTGACCGAGCGTGCCCGCAACCACCTGCGGGTCAAGGCCGCGCTCGAAGCCGCCGGTTCGCGTGGCTTCCCGGAGTGGCTCGAAGTCGATACCAAGGCCGGCAAGGGCGTGTTCAAGGCCTATCCGGTGCGCAGCGAACTGCCTGCTACGATCAATGAAGGCCTGGTCGTGGAACTGTACTCCCGCTGA
- the uvrA gene encoding excinuclease ABC subunit UvrA, with protein sequence MDEIRIRGARTHNLKNISIDLPRNRLTVITGLSGSGKSSLAFDTLYAEGQRRYVESLSAYARQFLQLMEKPDVDLIEGLSPAISIEQKATSHNPRSTVGTVTEIHDYLRLLYARAGTPHCPEHPEHALEAQSVAQMVDHVLALPEETRLMILAPVVSERKGEQHELFAELRAQGFVRVRVDGQVHELDALPALEKGRRHTIEVVIDRLKVRPELRSRLAESFETALTHADGRALAVEMDSAREHLFSARFACPVCGFALAELEPRLFSFNNPAGACPKCDGLGQVEYFDPLRVVAHPELSLAAGAIRGWDRRNQFYFQMLASLAAHYRFDIETAFEALPEKIREVVLFGSGRDKIAFRYMADNGRMVLKEHTFEGIIPNLERRLRETDSTAVREELGKYRATRACPACNGSRLRAEARHVQIGGRALHEIGRLPLGQCQHFFAGLQLSGARAQVADKIVKEVSDRLGFLLNVGLDYLSLDRSADTLSGGEAQRIRLASQIGSGLTGVMYVLDEPSIGLHQRDNDRLLATLGQLRDLGNTVIVVEHDEDAIRSADYLVDMGPGAGAHGGHIVAHGTPAEVIANPASVTGDYLAGRRAIALPARRTAPDPGRWLRITGARGNNLKNVTVDFPGGLFTCVTGVSGSGKSTLVNDTLAAAAARRLYGSATEAAAHDDIAGLDAFDKVISVDQSPIGRTPRSNPATYTGLLTPIRELFAGVPEARARGYGPGRFSFNVRGGRCEACQGDGLIKVEMHFLPDMYVPCDICHGKRYNRETLEIRYKGRSIHDVLEMTVEQAQEFFRAVPAVARKLDTLVDVGLGYIRLGQSATTLSGGEAQRVKLALELSKRDTGRTLYILDEPTTGLHFQDIELLLKVLHRLRDHGNTIVVIEHNLDVIKTADWIIDMGPEGGDGGGRVVCQGTPEGVAAAPGSYTGRYLRRMLEAPARAAGDPAYAPSSGDGTAPR encoded by the coding sequence ATGGACGAAATCCGCATCCGCGGTGCCCGCACCCACAATCTCAAGAACATCAGCATCGATCTGCCGCGCAACCGGCTGACCGTGATCACCGGCCTGTCGGGTTCGGGCAAGTCCTCGCTGGCCTTCGATACCCTGTACGCCGAAGGCCAGCGCCGCTACGTCGAGTCGCTGTCGGCCTACGCGCGCCAGTTCCTGCAGCTGATGGAAAAACCGGACGTGGACCTGATCGAAGGGCTGTCGCCGGCGATCTCGATCGAACAGAAGGCGACCAGCCACAATCCACGCTCGACGGTGGGCACCGTCACCGAAATCCACGACTACCTGCGCCTGCTCTATGCCCGCGCCGGGACCCCGCACTGCCCCGAACACCCCGAGCACGCGCTCGAGGCGCAGAGCGTGGCGCAGATGGTCGACCACGTGCTGGCGCTGCCGGAGGAGACCCGGCTGATGATCCTCGCCCCGGTCGTCAGCGAGCGCAAGGGCGAGCAGCACGAACTGTTCGCCGAGTTGCGCGCGCAGGGATTCGTGCGCGTGCGGGTCGATGGCCAGGTGCACGAGCTCGATGCCCTGCCAGCGCTGGAAAAAGGCCGTCGCCACACCATCGAGGTGGTGATCGACCGCCTCAAGGTACGCCCCGAACTGCGCAGCCGCCTCGCCGAATCCTTCGAGACCGCGCTCACCCATGCCGATGGCCGGGCGCTCGCGGTCGAGATGGACAGCGCCCGCGAGCACCTGTTTTCCGCCCGCTTCGCCTGCCCGGTGTGCGGCTTCGCACTGGCCGAGCTCGAACCCCGCCTGTTCTCGTTCAACAATCCGGCCGGCGCCTGCCCGAAGTGCGACGGCCTCGGTCAGGTCGAATACTTCGACCCGCTGCGCGTGGTGGCGCATCCCGAGCTGTCGCTGGCCGCGGGCGCGATCCGCGGCTGGGACCGGCGCAACCAGTTCTACTTCCAGATGCTCGCGAGCCTCGCCGCGCACTACCGCTTCGACATCGAGACGGCATTCGAGGCGCTGCCGGAGAAGATCCGCGAAGTGGTGCTGTTCGGCTCCGGGCGCGACAAGATCGCGTTCCGCTACATGGCGGACAATGGCCGCATGGTGCTCAAGGAACACACCTTCGAGGGCATCATCCCGAACCTCGAACGCCGCCTGCGCGAAACCGACTCGACCGCGGTGCGCGAGGAACTGGGCAAGTACCGTGCGACCCGCGCCTGCCCGGCCTGCAACGGCAGCCGCCTGCGCGCCGAAGCCCGCCACGTGCAGATCGGCGGGCGCGCCCTGCACGAGATCGGCCGCTTGCCGCTGGGCCAGTGCCAGCACTTTTTCGCCGGACTACAGCTCAGCGGCGCGCGCGCCCAGGTCGCGGACAAGATCGTCAAGGAAGTCTCCGACCGCCTCGGCTTCCTGCTCAACGTCGGCCTCGACTACCTGTCGCTCGACCGCTCCGCCGACACCCTGTCCGGCGGCGAGGCCCAGCGCATCCGCCTGGCGAGCCAGATCGGCTCCGGCCTCACCGGCGTCATGTACGTCCTCGACGAGCCGTCGATCGGCCTCCATCAGCGCGACAACGACCGCCTGCTCGCCACCCTCGGGCAGTTGCGCGACCTCGGCAACACCGTGATCGTGGTCGAGCATGACGAGGACGCGATCCGCAGCGCCGACTACCTCGTCGACATGGGGCCGGGTGCGGGCGCGCACGGGGGTCACATCGTCGCCCACGGCACTCCCGCCGAAGTGATCGCCAATCCGGCCTCGGTGACCGGCGACTACCTTGCCGGGCGGCGCGCAATCGCCCTTCCGGCGCGGCGCACGGCGCCCGATCCGGGACGTTGGCTGCGCATCACCGGCGCGCGCGGCAACAACCTGAAGAATGTCACGGTGGATTTTCCCGGCGGCCTGTTCACCTGCGTCACCGGGGTGTCCGGCTCGGGCAAATCGACGCTCGTCAACGACACTCTCGCCGCGGCCGCGGCCCGTCGCCTGTACGGCTCCGCCACCGAGGCGGCAGCGCACGACGACATCGCCGGCCTCGACGCCTTCGACAAGGTGATCAGCGTCGACCAATCGCCGATCGGACGCACGCCGCGCTCCAATCCGGCGACCTACACCGGCCTGCTGACGCCGATCCGCGAGCTGTTCGCCGGCGTTCCCGAAGCGCGCGCGCGCGGTTACGGGCCGGGGCGTTTTTCCTTCAACGTGCGCGGCGGACGCTGCGAAGCCTGCCAGGGCGACGGCCTGATCAAGGTCGAAATGCACTTCCTGCCCGACATGTACGTGCCCTGCGACATCTGCCACGGCAAGCGCTACAACCGCGAGACCCTGGAAATCCGCTACAAGGGCCGCAGCATCCACGACGTGCTGGAAATGACCGTCGAGCAGGCGCAGGAATTCTTCCGCGCGGTGCCGGCAGTGGCGCGCAAGCTCGACACCCTGGTGGACGTGGGCCTGGGCTACATCCGCCTCGGCCAGAGCGCAACCACGCTGTCGGGCGGCGAGGCCCAGCGGGTGAAGCTCGCGCTCGAACTCTCCAAGCGCGACACCGGGCGCACCCTCTACATCCTCGACGAACCGACCACCGGCCTCCACTTCCAGGACATCGAACTGCTGCTGAAGGTGCTCCACCGCCTGCGCGACCACGGCAACACCATCGTCGTCATCGAGCACAACCTCGACGTCATCAAGACTGCGGACTGGATCATCGACATGGGGCCGGAGGGCGGCGACGGCGGCGGGCGGGTGGTGTGCCAGGGTACGCCGGAGGGGGTCGCCGCCGCGCCTGGCAGCTACACCGGGCGCTATCTGCGCCGCATGCTCGAGGCGCCGGCCCGCGCCGCAGGCGATCCCGCCTACGCGCCGTCCTCCGGGGACGGCACGGCGCCCCGGTAG
- the rpsM gene encoding 30S ribosomal protein S13, translating into MARIAGVNIPNHKHAEIALTAIYGIGRSRAQKICDAAGIQRSVKVKDLTESDMEKLRDEVGRFVVEGDLRREVTMNIKRLMDLGCYRGVRHRRGLPMRGQRTRTNARTRKGPRKAIAGKK; encoded by the coding sequence ATGGCCCGTATTGCTGGGGTAAACATTCCCAATCACAAGCATGCCGAGATCGCGCTGACCGCCATCTATGGGATCGGCCGTTCGCGTGCTCAAAAGATTTGCGACGCTGCCGGTATCCAGCGTTCGGTGAAGGTCAAGGATCTGACCGAGTCGGACATGGAGAAGCTGCGTGACGAAGTCGGTCGCTTCGTTGTCGAAGGCGACCTGCGTCGTGAAGTCACCATGAACATCAAGCGACTGATGGACCTGGGCTGCTATCGCGGCGTTCGTCATCGTCGTGGCCTGCCGATGCGCGGTCAGCGTACCCGCACCAACGCCCGCACCCGCAAGGGCCCGCGCAAGGCGATCGCCGGCAAGAAGTAA
- the rplQ gene encoding 50S ribosomal protein L17, which yields MRHRNGLRKLNRTSSHRQAMFRNMANSLLRHEVIKTTLPKAKELRRVVEPMITLGKKPSLSNRRLAFNRLRDRDMVVKLFDELGPRYATRNGGYLRILKCGFRDGDNAPMAYIELLDRPDVDAVEVEEAEAA from the coding sequence ATGCGTCACCGTAACGGTCTTCGCAAGCTGAATCGTACCAGCAGCCACCGCCAGGCGATGTTCCGCAACATGGCCAACTCGCTGCTGCGTCACGAAGTCATCAAAACGACCCTGCCGAAGGCGAAGGAACTGCGCCGGGTGGTCGAACCGATGATCACCCTGGGCAAGAAGCCCAGCCTGTCGAATCGCCGCCTCGCGTTCAACCGCCTGCGCGATCGCGACATGGTGGTCAAGCTGTTCGACGAGCTGGGGCCGCGCTACGCCACGCGCAATGGCGGCTACCTGCGCATCCTGAAATGCGGTTTCCGCGATGGCGACAACGCGCCGATGGCCTACATCGAGTTGCTCGATCGTCCGGACGTCGACGCGGTTGAAGTGGAAGAAGCGGAAGCGGCCTGA